A genome region from Nitrospinota bacterium includes the following:
- a CDS encoding DUF2784 domain-containing protein, whose product MAYYILTNLVVVVHLIFVLFSVLGGFLVLRWKRFAWIHVPAFLWAALIEFTGGVCPLTPLENWLRERGEAISYQSGFIEHYIYPLLYPPMLTRRLQIILGLFVLIVNLGIYLWVFRRTLRH is encoded by the coding sequence ATGGCTTATTACATTCTCACTAACCTCGTTGTTGTGGTGCATCTTATTTTTGTTCTCTTCTCAGTACTGGGTGGGTTTTTAGTACTAAGATGGAAACGCTTTGCGTGGATACATGTACCAGCTTTTCTGTGGGCTGCGCTTATCGAATTTACAGGTGGGGTATGTCCACTTACACCTCTTGAAAATTGGCTTCGTGAAAGAGGGGAAGCGATCAGCTACCAATCTGGCTTTATTGAACACTATATTTATCCTCTGCTCTACCCCCCAATGCTTACGCGACGCTTGCAAATCATTCTGGGTCTTTTTGTATTAATTGTCAATCTAGGTATCT